The following proteins are co-located in the Solanum pennellii chromosome 1, SPENNV200 genome:
- the LOC107014935 gene encoding calcium-dependent protein kinase 20-like, translated as MGNTCIGPKLGNNGFLQSVTAAVWKTRQQQHLPLANKGDSNSHKTQEHSSVGSSLNVDGNDTDRFGGTQSTPPPHLKISGNDTNEKNSSPNVSNKPVEGVKQNKPSHVKRVSSIGLKIDSVLGRKTGNLKEIYSLGRKLGQGQFGTTYLCVDKVHGREMACKSIAKRKLNTEEDVEDVRREIQIMHHLAGHPSVVQIVGAYEDAVEVHVVMELCAGGELFDRILQRGHYSEKKAAELARVIVGVVEACHSMGVMHRDLKPENFLFINQDEDSPLKTIDFGLSVFFKPGEIFTDVVGSPYYVAPEVLRKHYGLECDIWSAGVIIYILLSGVPPFWEETEQGIFEQVLRGELDFVSEPWPSISESAKDLVRKMLVRDPKKRLTAHEVLCHPWVRVGGVAPDKPLDSAVLTRLNQFSAMNKLKKIAVRVIAESLSAEEIAGLKEMFKMIDTDNSGNITLEELKKGLERVGADLKDSEITSLMQAADTDNSGTIDYGEFIAAMLHLNKIQKEDHMYAAFSYFDQDGSGYITKDELQQACEKFGMSNIPIEELMREVDQDNDGHIDYNEFVAMMQDTGFGELGSRRR; from the exons ATGGGGAATACATGTATAGGACCCAAATTAGGTAACAATGGGTTCTTGCAATCAGTAACAGCAGCTGTTTGGAAAACAagacaacaacaacatttaccTCTTGCAAATAAAGGGGACTCAAATTCCCATAAAACTCAAGAACATTCATCGGTTGGTTCGTCGTTGAATGTAGATGGAAATGATACTGATAGATTTGGTGGTACTCAGAGTACTCCACCCCCACACCTTAAGATTAGTGGAAATGATACTAATGAGAAGAACTCGTCACCGAACGTTAGTAATAAGCCAGTGGAAGGAGTGAAACAGAATAAACCTAGTCATGTTAAACGAGTATCGAGCATTGGGCTTAAAATCGACTCTGTTTTGGGAAGAAAAACTGGTAATTTGAAGGAGATTTATAGTTTAGGGAGGAAGCTTGGACAAGGTCAATTCGGGACTACGTATTTATGTGTGGATAAG GTACATGGAAGGGAAATGGCGTGTAAGTCCATTGCTAAAAGGAAGTTGAATACCGAGGAGGATGTGGAGGATGTAAGAAGGGAGATTCAGATTATGCACCATTTGGCAGGGCATCCTAGTGTGGTACAAATAGTAGGGGCTTATGAGGATGCTGTTGAAGTACATGTCGTGATGGAGCTTTGTGCGGGTGGGGAGCTTTTCGACAGGATTTTACAGAGAGGACATTACAGTGAGAAGAAGGCAGCTGAACTCGCTAGGGTAATTGTAGGTGTCGTGGAAGCATGTCATTCCATGGGTGTCATGCATAGGGACCTCAAACCCGAAAACTTTCTTTTTATCAACCAGGATGAAGATTCGCCCTTGAAGACAATCGATTTTGGGTTATCGGTATTCTTCAAGCCAG GTGAAATCTTCACTGATGTTGTCGGAAGCCCTTATTATGTTGCTCCGGAAGTTTTGCGGAAGCATTATGGTTTAGAATGTGATATATGGAGTGCTGGAgtgatcatttatattttactaaGTGGAGTTCCCCCCTTTTGGGAAG AGACGGAGCAAGGAATATTTGAACAGGTTTTAAGAGGGGAACTTGACTTTGTATCAGAACCTTGGCCATCTATATCAGAAAGTGCAAAAGATCTTGTCAGAAAGATGCTCGTGAGAGATCCGAAAAAGCGGCTAACAGCTCATGAAGTCCTTT GTCATCCATGGGTCCGTGTTGGCGGTGTAGCTCCAGATAAGCCTCTTGATTCCGCTGTTCTGACTCGTCTCAATCAATTTTCTGCaatgaacaaattaaaaaagataGCAGTTAGA GTTATTGCTGAAAGCCTGTCTGCAGAGGAAATTGCAGGACTCAAGGAAATGTTCAAAATGATAGATACCGATAATAGTGGAAATATTACGTTGGAGGAACTAAAGAAAGGTTTGGAACGAGTAGGTGCGGATCTGAAGGATTCAGAAATAACTAGTTTAATGCAAGCG GCAGATACTGATAATAGTGGTACCATTGACTACGGCGAGTTTATAGCAGCTATGCTCCATCTAAATAAAATTCAGAAGGAAGATCACATGTATGCTGCTTTTTCTTATTTCGATCAAGATGGTAGCGGGTACATCACAAAGGACGAGCTCCAACAAGCTTGTGAGAAGTTCGGGATGAGCAATATCCCCATCGAAGAACTTATGCGTGAAGTTGATCAAGACAAT GATGGGCACATTGATTACAATGAGTTTGTAGCAATGATGCAAGACACCGGTTTTGGCGAGCTGGGGAGCAGAAGGAGGTAA
- the LOC107016005 gene encoding uncharacterized protein LOC107016005, with amino-acid sequence MAPLTKITFLVIAISFFLTIPSNAFDYTLKVALSTPNTPKTPIIPKPRLPAPKVVAVSQNVPAFVKASLVSTMAKTQDFIKNVIDKRLASSAPIDHYKKDCFKTCKEVYEDAIDSMKKATQDVKELNYYKANMDIGASYTYLDTCRDCIVDTKDHEPAFEAFDRWAKAIASDCLSKVSKEYYKN; translated from the coding sequence ATGGCTCctctaacaaaaataacatttcTTGTTATTGCAATTTCCTTCTTCCTCACAATTCCATCAAATGCATTTGATTACACATTAAAAGTAGCTCTTTCTACTCCAAATACTCCAAAAACTCCTATTATTCCAAAACCCAGACTTCCAGCACCAAAGGTCGTTGCTGTAAGTCAAAACGTACCAGCGTTTGTTAAAGCATCATTGGTTAGCACAATGGCCAAGACAcaagattttatcaaaaatgtaATTGATAAAAGATTGGCTTCAAGTGCACCAATAGATCATTATAAGAAAGATTGTTTTAAAACATGCAAAGAGGTGTATGAAGATGCAATTGATTCAATGAAAAAGGCAACACAAGATGTTAAAGAACTAAATTATTACAAAGCAAATATGGATATTGGTGCATCATATACATACCTTGACACTTGTCGTGATTGTATTGTTGATACAAAAGATCATGAGCCTGCCTTTGAAGCATTTGATAGGTGGGCAAAAGCAATTGCTAGTGATTGTCTTAGCAAAGTTTCTAAAGAAtactataaaaattaa
- the LOC107009907 gene encoding sucrose-phosphatase 1 isoform X1, which translates to MPSLKLRFNFSGFHPCCYCCSTPKIPSFTSFQSEANIKSTMDRLTSAARLMIVSDLDYTMIDHHDPENLSLLRFNALWEANYRENSLLVFSTGRSPTLYKELRKKKPMLTPDITIMSVGTEITYGNSMLPDDGWEAFLNDKWDRKIVTEETKKFTELTLQSETEQRPHKVSFYVPKDKAEDIMKTLSKRLEERGLDVKLIYSGGMALDILPQGAGKGQALAYLLKKLKSEGKLPNNTLVCGDSGNDAELFSIPDVYGVMVSNAQEELLQWHAANAKDNPKVIHATERCAAGIIQAIGRFNLGPSTSPRDVTDMSDSKMENFVPAYEIVKFYLFFEKWRRGEIENSDLYLANVKAVCRPSGTLVHPSGVEKSLEECVNTLKKCHGNKKGKQYRIWVDQVLPTQVGSDSWLVSFKKWELCGEERQCCITTVLLSSKNVTVADGLTWTHVHQTWLQGVESASDSTTWFF; encoded by the exons ATGCCTTCTCTTAAGCTAAGATTCAATTTTTCAGGTTTCCATCCCTGCTGCTACTGCTGTTCCACTCCCAAAATCCCTTCTTTCACTTCATTTCAG AGTGAAGCTAATATTAAATCAACCATGGATCGGCTAACCAGTGCAGCACGTCTCATGATAGTTTCAGATCTTGACTATACAATG ATTGATCATCATGATCCCGAGAACCTCTCTCTGCTTAGGTTCAATGCTTTATGGGAAGCCAATTACCGCGAAAACTCCTTGTTAGTGTTCTCAACTGGGAGATCACCAACACTTTATAAGGAGTTGAGAAAAAAGAAGCCCATGCTAACTCCAGATATTACCATTATGTCTGTCGGGACTGAAATAACATATGGGAACTCTATGTTGCCAGATGATGGTTGGGAAGCATTTTTAAATGACAAATGGGATCGGAAAATAGTGACAGAGGAAACGAAAAAATTTACTGAACTCACACTTCAG TCAGAAACGGAGCAACGACCTCACAAGGTCAGTTTCTACGTTCCAAAAGACAAGGCTGAAGATATAATGAAAACTCTTTCCAAACGCTTGGAAGAACGTGGG TTGGATGTCAAATTAATTTACAGTGGAGGGATGGCTTTAGATATTTTGCCGCAAGGTGCTGGCAAAGGACAAGCACTTGCGTATTTGCTGAAGAAATTAAAGAGTGAGGGGAAATTACCAAACAACACGCTTGTCTGTGGTGACTCTGGAAATGATGCTGAGCTTTTCAGCATCCCGGATGTTTACGGTGTGATG GTATCGAATGCACAGGAGGAATTATTACAATGGCATGCTGCAAATGCGAAAGATAACCCGAAAGTAATTCATGCAACAGAGAGATGTGCTGCGGGTATAATACAAGCCATTGGGCGTTTCAACCTGGGACCAAGTACCTCTCCTAGAGACGTTACCGATATGTCAGACAGTAAGATGGAGAACTTTGTTCCTGCTTATGAAATCGTCAAATTTTACCTGTTTTTCGAGAAATGGAGGCGTGGAGAGATAGAGAATTCTGACCTTTACTTGGCGAACGTGAAAGCAGTTTGT AGACCATCTGGTACTTTAGTGCACCCGTCTGGAGTTGAGAAATCTCTTGAGGAATGCGTAAATACATTGAAGAAGTGTCATGGCAACAAAAAGGGTAAACAATATCGAATTTGGGTTGATCAAGTCTTACCTACACAGGTTGGTTCAGATTCATGGCTAGTAAGTTTCAAGAAATGGGAGCTTTGCG GTGAAGAGAGACAATGTTGTATAACTACCGTCTTATTAAGCTCAAAG AATGTGACTGTTGCAGACGGACTCACTTGGACACACGTGCATCAGACTTGGCTGCAGGGCGTGGAGTCAGCAAGTGACTCCACGACCTGGTTCTTCTAG
- the LOC107009907 gene encoding sucrose-phosphatase 1 isoform X2, with translation MPSLKLRFNFSGFHPCCYCCSTPKIPSFTSFQSEANIKSTMDRLTSAARLMIVSDLDYTMIDHHDPENLSLLRFNALWEANYRENSLLVFSTGRSPTLYKELRKKKPMLTPDITIMSVGTEITYGNSMLPDDGWEAFLNDKWDRKIVTEETKKFTELTLQLDVKLIYSGGMALDILPQGAGKGQALAYLLKKLKSEGKLPNNTLVCGDSGNDAELFSIPDVYGVMVSNAQEELLQWHAANAKDNPKVIHATERCAAGIIQAIGRFNLGPSTSPRDVTDMSDSKMENFVPAYEIVKFYLFFEKWRRGEIENSDLYLANVKAVCRPSGTLVHPSGVEKSLEECVNTLKKCHGNKKGKQYRIWVDQVLPTQVGSDSWLVSFKKWELCGEERQCCITTVLLSSKNVTVADGLTWTHVHQTWLQGVESASDSTTWFF, from the exons ATGCCTTCTCTTAAGCTAAGATTCAATTTTTCAGGTTTCCATCCCTGCTGCTACTGCTGTTCCACTCCCAAAATCCCTTCTTTCACTTCATTTCAG AGTGAAGCTAATATTAAATCAACCATGGATCGGCTAACCAGTGCAGCACGTCTCATGATAGTTTCAGATCTTGACTATACAATG ATTGATCATCATGATCCCGAGAACCTCTCTCTGCTTAGGTTCAATGCTTTATGGGAAGCCAATTACCGCGAAAACTCCTTGTTAGTGTTCTCAACTGGGAGATCACCAACACTTTATAAGGAGTTGAGAAAAAAGAAGCCCATGCTAACTCCAGATATTACCATTATGTCTGTCGGGACTGAAATAACATATGGGAACTCTATGTTGCCAGATGATGGTTGGGAAGCATTTTTAAATGACAAATGGGATCGGAAAATAGTGACAGAGGAAACGAAAAAATTTACTGAACTCACACTTCAG TTGGATGTCAAATTAATTTACAGTGGAGGGATGGCTTTAGATATTTTGCCGCAAGGTGCTGGCAAAGGACAAGCACTTGCGTATTTGCTGAAGAAATTAAAGAGTGAGGGGAAATTACCAAACAACACGCTTGTCTGTGGTGACTCTGGAAATGATGCTGAGCTTTTCAGCATCCCGGATGTTTACGGTGTGATG GTATCGAATGCACAGGAGGAATTATTACAATGGCATGCTGCAAATGCGAAAGATAACCCGAAAGTAATTCATGCAACAGAGAGATGTGCTGCGGGTATAATACAAGCCATTGGGCGTTTCAACCTGGGACCAAGTACCTCTCCTAGAGACGTTACCGATATGTCAGACAGTAAGATGGAGAACTTTGTTCCTGCTTATGAAATCGTCAAATTTTACCTGTTTTTCGAGAAATGGAGGCGTGGAGAGATAGAGAATTCTGACCTTTACTTGGCGAACGTGAAAGCAGTTTGT AGACCATCTGGTACTTTAGTGCACCCGTCTGGAGTTGAGAAATCTCTTGAGGAATGCGTAAATACATTGAAGAAGTGTCATGGCAACAAAAAGGGTAAACAATATCGAATTTGGGTTGATCAAGTCTTACCTACACAGGTTGGTTCAGATTCATGGCTAGTAAGTTTCAAGAAATGGGAGCTTTGCG GTGAAGAGAGACAATGTTGTATAACTACCGTCTTATTAAGCTCAAAG AATGTGACTGTTGCAGACGGACTCACTTGGACACACGTGCATCAGACTTGGCTGCAGGGCGTGGAGTCAGCAAGTGACTCCACGACCTGGTTCTTCTAG
- the LOC107029775 gene encoding pectinesterase inhibitor-like, whose product MAIHINKISILLTTLISISISQQTIANDPNVDKANVKNLVTPLMVSTIAKTEEFVKTNIITRLATVKENPNKDCLDTCKEVYEDAVDAMKKTLKSVDEGNYVEALVHVSAVGSFMGTCKDSIEEIHCDVNPEMTKFEDWSHGVISDATTKIASVAH is encoded by the coding sequence atggCCATCCACATTAACAAAATTTCCATTTTGCTCACAACCCTAATTTCCATTTCCATTTCACAACAAACAATTGCAAATGATCCAAATGTAGACAAAGCAAATGTGAAAAATCTTGTCACTCCCCTCATGGTTTCAACCATAGCGAAAACCGAGGAGTTCGTAAAGACAAATATCATAACACGTTTAGCTACCGTTAAAGAAAATCCTAATAAAGATTGTCTCGATACATGCAAAGAAGTGTACGAGGACGCGGTCGATGCCatgaaaaaaacattaaaaagtgTAGATGAAGGAAATTATGTAGAAGCTCTTGTGCATGTTAGTGCTGTGGGATCATTCATGGGAACATGCAAAGATAGTATTGAAGAGATACATTGTGATGTTAATCCTGAAATGACTAAATTTGAGGATTGGTCACATGGTGTTATTAGTGATGCTACAACTAAAATTGCTAGTGTTGCTCATTAA